A single region of the Rhipicephalus microplus isolate Deutch F79 chromosome 10, USDA_Rmic, whole genome shotgun sequence genome encodes:
- the LOC119181705 gene encoding ubiquitin-conjugating enzyme E2 Z: MDNKAGTSKGVTAVPTKDVPLACLYRIKRDITDFNVDPPPGIFIAPAENDITTINAIVMGAKGTPLEGGFFHFCVQFTDKYPLEPPKVRFMTTDAGRVQFNEHIYKDGSICLSTLNTFGSTWTPAQSLSSLLVSIQSLLCDVHKFKDEVANDRFESILQHETIRVAVCDTVESCLRVDSPLAQTLKDGVLQKFSEFYDRYEEVVKSRMQLTGTQMHDPARFNAGTYQFEKLLTRLQELKQKVAEKNEAAAVKAQT, translated from the coding sequence ATGGACAACAAAGCAGGAACATCCAAGGGCGTCACGGCTGTTCCGACTAAAGACGTGCCACTGGCGTGTCTGTACCGCATCAAGCGAGATATCACGGACTTCAACGTTGACCCGCCACCGGGTATCTTCATCGCGCCCGCGGAGAACGACATCACAACGATCAACGCCATCGTGATGGGCGCTAAAGGTACGCCGCTCGAAGGCGGGTTCTTCCACTTCTGCGTGCAATTCACCGATAAGTACCCTCTCGAACCACCGAAGGTGCGCTTCATGACGACGGACGCTGGGCGGGTTCAGTTCAACGAGCACATCTACAAAGACGGCTCCATCTGCCTCAGCACACTGAACACATTCGGGTCTACATGGACCCCAGCCCAGTCGCTAAGCAGCCTCCTCGTTTCCATCCAATCGCTGCTCTGCGATGTGCACAAGTTCAAGGACGAGGTGGCCAATGATCGCTTCGAATCCATCTTGCAGCACGAGACCATCAGGGTTGCTGTCTGCGATACGGTGGAGTCTTGCCTACGAGTCGATTCGCCATTAGCGCAGACCTTGAAAGACGGCGTGCTCCAGAAATTCTCAGAGTTTTACGACAGGTACGAAGAAGTGGTGAAGTCGAGGATGCAGCTTACTGGAACGCAAATGCATGACCCCGCCAGATTCAACGCAGGCACGTATCAGTTTGAAAAGCTGCTGACAAGGCTGCAAGAGTTGAAGCAAAAAGTCGCCGAGAAGAACGAAGCCGCTGCGGTGAAGGCTCAGACTTGA